The Palleronia sp. THAF1 genome window below encodes:
- a CDS encoding uracil-DNA glycosylase family protein produces the protein MDDLIARLSQCTLCAERFAATATGHRPNPVVWFRPGARLLIASQAPGLRVHEANTPFWDQSGKRLRDWLGLEEPAFYDRSRVAIVPMAFCFPGYDAKGSDLPPPAICAKTWRAPIIDALDSVRLTVLIGGYAQKWHLGTKTSVTDTVRAWRDHAPSVFPLPHPSWRNTAWLKRNPWFETDLLPVLQARVKEVMDDPA, from the coding sequence ATGGACGATCTGATCGCGCGCCTCTCCCAATGCACCCTTTGCGCCGAGCGTTTCGCGGCAACGGCCACGGGCCACCGCCCCAACCCGGTGGTCTGGTTCCGGCCCGGCGCGCGACTGCTGATCGCGAGCCAGGCGCCGGGATTACGCGTGCATGAGGCCAATACGCCGTTCTGGGACCAGTCCGGAAAGCGCCTGCGCGACTGGCTTGGGCTGGAAGAGCCTGCATTCTATGACCGCTCTCGCGTGGCGATCGTGCCCATGGCCTTCTGCTTTCCGGGCTATGACGCGAAGGGATCGGACCTGCCGCCGCCGGCCATCTGCGCCAAGACATGGCGCGCGCCGATCATCGACGCGCTGGACAGCGTGCGTTTGACTGTCCTGATCGGCGGCTACGCACAGAAGTGGCACCTTGGTACGAAGACCAGCGTGACGGATACCGTGCGCGCCTGGCGCGACCATGCGCCGTCGGTCTTCCCCTTGCCGCATCCGTCGTGGCGCAATACCGCATGGCTCAAGCGCAATCCGTGGTTCGAGACCGACCTGCTCCCCGTTCTGCAAGCGCGCGTGAAAGAGGTGATGGATGACCCCGCTTGA
- a CDS encoding capsule biosynthesis protein, which produces MTTNSKPKKFRLKRSNAAASAAEDVAANTPARPDAVGTETAAPAPASIRIAKRDTASATDAETTDVATKTPRPGTDLSSIRREGLTGRQLRMARRLAQKHNLSVTSDFDAVRQLRLAGIDPFERANMLELVVPDGSGPVQTGRVQLPQTTQPNEVPSTEVGKPEPAAAPQSQIAQIADIQRDIARRRRRKLVLLFARLAFFVGLPTLLAGYYYFNVATPMYATKTEFVIQQADSGAGGAMGGLFSGTGFATSQDSITVQSYLTSRDAMLRLDEDAGFKEHFSQDWIDPIQRLEPDASNEEAYDVYQDNVQIGYDPTEGIVKMEVIAASPDVSAEYSALLIGYAEERVDQLTQRLRADQMSGARESFEESEEKMLAAQTAVLELQEQLGVLDPVAESGSVMSQVTAFQTQLREKRLELAQLQSNRRPNEARVAGVEGDIERLQTVIDDLRSEMTDGTTGVASLARVSAQLRIAETELQTRTALMQQSLQQLETARIEANRQVRYLSLGVSPIPPDEPTYPRSFENTLLAFLIFSGIYLMLSLTASILREQVSS; this is translated from the coding sequence ATGACTACGAACTCCAAGCCTAAGAAGTTCCGCCTCAAGCGTAGCAACGCCGCCGCCTCGGCGGCAGAGGACGTGGCCGCGAACACGCCGGCACGCCCGGACGCCGTCGGCACGGAAACCGCCGCGCCCGCGCCTGCGTCGATCCGCATCGCCAAGCGCGACACTGCAAGTGCGACGGACGCGGAGACCACCGATGTTGCAACGAAGACCCCTCGTCCCGGCACCGACCTGTCGTCGATCCGCCGTGAAGGTCTGACGGGGCGTCAGCTGCGCATGGCCCGCCGTCTTGCGCAAAAGCACAATCTATCCGTCACATCGGACTTCGACGCCGTGCGCCAGCTTCGCCTGGCCGGGATCGACCCGTTCGAACGCGCCAACATGCTGGAACTCGTCGTGCCGGATGGCAGTGGACCGGTTCAGACAGGACGGGTTCAGCTGCCGCAGACCACGCAGCCGAACGAGGTTCCATCGACCGAGGTGGGCAAGCCAGAGCCCGCGGCGGCCCCACAATCGCAGATCGCCCAGATTGCCGATATCCAGCGCGATATTGCGCGCCGTCGTCGTCGCAAGCTGGTATTGCTGTTTGCGCGGTTGGCCTTTTTTGTTGGCCTGCCAACGCTGTTGGCGGGCTATTATTACTTCAACGTCGCCACGCCGATGTACGCCACGAAGACCGAATTCGTCATCCAGCAGGCCGACAGCGGTGCTGGCGGTGCTATGGGTGGCTTGTTCTCGGGCACGGGCTTCGCGACCAGCCAGGATTCGATCACCGTCCAATCCTATCTGACTTCGCGCGATGCGATGTTGCGGCTGGACGAAGACGCAGGCTTCAAGGAGCACTTCAGCCAAGACTGGATCGACCCGATCCAGCGGCTTGAGCCGGACGCCTCTAATGAGGAGGCCTACGACGTTTACCAAGACAACGTGCAGATCGGGTACGACCCCACCGAAGGCATCGTGAAGATGGAGGTCATCGCCGCCTCGCCCGACGTATCTGCAGAATATTCAGCGCTTCTGATCGGTTACGCGGAAGAGCGCGTGGACCAGCTGACCCAGCGTCTTCGGGCCGACCAAATGTCCGGCGCGCGCGAAAGCTTCGAGGAATCGGAAGAAAAGATGCTGGCCGCCCAGACCGCCGTGCTGGAACTGCAGGAACAGCTTGGCGTGCTGGACCCGGTCGCCGAAAGCGGCTCTGTCATGAGCCAGGTGACCGCGTTCCAGACGCAGCTACGAGAGAAGCGGCTGGAACTGGCCCAGCTTCAGTCCAACCGCCGTCCGAACGAGGCCCGCGTGGCCGGTGTCGAAGGCGATATCGAACGACTGCAGACCGTGATCGACGATCTGCGTTCAGAGATGACCGACGGTACCACCGGCGTTGCGTCCCTAGCCCGCGTCTCGGCCCAGCTGCGCATCGCCGAAACCGAACTACAAACACGCACCGCCCTGATGCAGCAGTCCCTACAACAGCTGGAAACCGCCCGAATCGAGGCGAACCGTCAGGTGCGCTACCTGTCGCTGGGTGTGTCGCCGATCCCGCCGGACGAGCCGACCTATCCGCGCTCGTTCGAAAACACATTGCTGGCATTCCTGATCTTCTCCGGCATCTACCTGATGCTGTCGCTGACCGCGTCGATCCTGCGCGAACAGGTTTCAAGCTAA
- a CDS encoding ABC transporter ATP-binding protein — MIEFDNVSKSFWTGTQRKVILDRASFRVEVGNSLGILAPNGTGKTTVINMMAGLEKPDEGDIRRTSRISFPLGFMGGVINKLSATENARFIARLYNLDPDYLEAFCRWLCNLGEYFDMPVGTYSAGMRSRLSFALLLALDFDIYLIDEGMPATTDVEFNRRAGQILRQRLENTTLVVVSHQAETLEKFCRSAAVLMNGQLHMFDTLEEAKRLYDYELQA, encoded by the coding sequence ATGATCGAATTCGACAATGTCTCGAAGTCCTTTTGGACCGGAACGCAGCGCAAGGTGATCCTTGATCGCGCCTCTTTCCGCGTCGAGGTCGGCAATTCGCTGGGCATCCTTGCGCCGAACGGCACCGGGAAGACCACGGTTATCAACATGATGGCCGGTCTGGAAAAACCGGATGAAGGCGACATCCGCCGTACCAGCCGCATTTCTTTCCCGCTGGGCTTCATGGGCGGCGTCATCAACAAGCTGTCCGCGACCGAAAACGCACGCTTCATCGCGCGGCTGTACAATCTGGACCCGGACTACCTGGAAGCCTTCTGCCGCTGGCTGTGCAATCTTGGTGAATACTTCGACATGCCCGTTGGCACCTACTCTGCAGGGATGCGCTCGCGCCTTAGCTTTGCGCTGCTACTGGCGTTGGACTTCGACATCTACCTGATCGACGAAGGCATGCCGGCCACCACGGACGTCGAGTTCAACCGCCGCGCCGGCCAGATCCTGCGTCAGCGGCTGGAAAACACGACGCTTGTGGTCGTGTCGCACCAAGCTGAAACACTTGAAAAATTCTGTCGTTCTGCCGCCGTTTTGATGAACGGACAGCTGCATATGTTCGACACACTGGAAGAGGCGAAGCGTCTATATGACTACGAACTCCAAGCCTAA
- a CDS encoding SseB family protein, giving the protein MTPLDQAHAAMDAAPDDDAARLAFHDRLASAELYLLLIAEPEGDAPLDPRLFETTQGSFVLVFDRVERLAEFAEGSAPYAALSGRILAAMLAGKGIGLALNPGVAPSSYLMPPDAVNWLADTLSDGPEETQATPSDLTPPGNLPEQLLTALDAKLASARGLARIAYLAGVTWDSGAKGHLLAFIDAAPGAEGALARAVREALVFSGLEAGALDVTFFAASNPVAARLARVGLRFDLPKFEPLQPKAPGMDPSTPPRLR; this is encoded by the coding sequence ATGACCCCGCTTGACCAAGCCCATGCCGCGATGGACGCGGCCCCCGACGATGACGCGGCGCGACTGGCGTTCCACGACCGCCTTGCCTCTGCCGAGTTATATCTGCTGCTGATTGCAGAGCCAGAGGGCGACGCGCCGCTTGATCCGCGCCTGTTCGAGACGACGCAGGGCAGTTTCGTGCTGGTTTTCGACCGGGTCGAGCGGCTGGCGGAGTTTGCCGAAGGCTCTGCCCCCTACGCCGCGCTGTCCGGGCGTATTTTGGCGGCGATGCTTGCGGGCAAGGGGATCGGCTTGGCGCTGAATCCGGGCGTCGCGCCATCGTCCTACCTGATGCCACCCGACGCCGTGAACTGGCTGGCCGACACGCTGTCGGACGGCCCAGAGGAAACGCAGGCGACCCCAAGCGACCTGACGCCGCCCGGCAATCTGCCCGAGCAGTTGTTGACCGCGCTGGACGCTAAACTGGCGTCGGCCCGTGGCTTGGCGCGGATCGCTTATTTGGCGGGCGTGACGTGGGACAGTGGCGCGAAAGGGCATCTGTTGGCCTTCATCGACGCCGCCCCCGGCGCTGAAGGCGCGCTGGCCCGCGCTGTGCGCGAGGCGCTGGTGTTCTCAGGGCTGGAAGCGGGCGCGCTGGACGTGACCTTTTTCGCCGCATCGAACCCGGTCGCGGCTAGATTGGCACGCGTCGGCCTGCGCTTCGACCTGCCGAAGTTCGAGCCGCTGCAGCCCAAAGCCCCCGGCATGGACCCCAGCACACCGCCGCGCTTGCGGTGA
- a CDS encoding Na+/H+ antiporter NhaA, producing MYRVWTFLENYVWTLGIGALLAMVLANLTPGLYAYLTAFPISFGDYVGQDAGVWLTQHGTRFGIPDLGDVRRVLTVSEAVTKLGMSLFLFLAAKELWEALVLDHGALRGSDAILPIGVAIGGMAGAAVVYLALNAAFGLDAQAGWAIPVGTDIAVAYILGRAAFGAKHPALRLLLVMAVADDALSVLILAIFHVQSSIQPLWLLLAALAGGLAYGLANWLPRRLDGADPVKPAQTAVRLRLGLLPYVVAGAVSLFAVTRSGLHPALGLLPVLPALPHADRAFGVFASAERFLHDLLNRAEQMLRYPVGVVLFLFAFCQAGVPVATFGLLSLTVILAMLLGKPLGVLAGGWVVAKAGGPVAAQGILPRVALVAGASLTMSLLLADASQLTVEQSQSARLGVLVGLVFLSVAARSLGARLPA from the coding sequence ATGTACCGGGTCTGGACCTTTCTGGAGAACTACGTCTGGACGCTGGGCATAGGTGCCCTTCTGGCGATGGTGTTGGCGAACCTCACGCCTGGGCTTTACGCCTATCTGACCGCCTTCCCGATCAGCTTCGGCGACTATGTCGGCCAAGATGCGGGCGTCTGGCTCACGCAGCATGGCACGCGCTTCGGCATCCCGGATCTGGGTGATGTGCGCCGCGTTCTGACGGTGTCCGAGGCCGTGACCAAACTTGGCATGTCCCTGTTCCTATTCCTCGCCGCCAAGGAGTTGTGGGAGGCATTGGTTCTGGACCACGGAGCTTTGCGGGGTTCGGACGCAATCCTGCCCATCGGCGTGGCCATTGGCGGCATGGCGGGCGCGGCGGTGGTCTATCTGGCGCTGAACGCGGCCTTCGGGTTGGACGCGCAGGCAGGCTGGGCAATCCCGGTCGGCACGGATATCGCGGTGGCCTACATTCTGGGGCGCGCTGCATTCGGCGCGAAGCACCCTGCCCTGCGGTTGCTGTTGGTCATGGCGGTGGCGGACGATGCGCTGTCGGTTCTGATCCTGGCCATCTTCCATGTGCAATCCTCGATCCAGCCCCTGTGGCTTTTACTTGCAGCCCTAGCCGGGGGTTTGGCCTATGGGCTGGCGAACTGGCTGCCCCGGCGGCTGGATGGGGCCGATCCCGTGAAACCCGCTCAGACTGCCGTTCGACTGCGCCTTGGCCTGCTGCCTTACGTGGTCGCCGGTGCCGTTAGCCTGTTCGCGGTCACGCGGTCGGGCCTGCACCCTGCCCTAGGCCTGTTGCCGGTGCTGCCCGCCCTGCCCCATGCGGATCGCGCCTTCGGCGTTTTCGCCTCTGCCGAACGCTTCCTGCATGACCTTCTGAACCGCGCCGAGCAGATGCTGCGCTATCCCGTCGGCGTCGTTCTGTTCCTCTTCGCGTTCTGCCAAGCAGGCGTGCCCGTCGCAACATTCGGCCTGCTGTCGCTGACGGTCATCCTTGCCATGCTTCTGGGCAAGCCGCTGGGTGTGCTTGCGGGCGGCTGGGTCGTCGCGAAAGCGGGCGGGCCTGTCGCAGCACAGGGTATCCTGCCGCGTGTCGCACTGGTTGCGGGCGCAAGTCTGACCATGTCGCTTCTACTGGCGGATGCCAGTCAGCTTACCGTCGAACAGTCGCAATCCGCGCGTTTGGGCGTTCTGGTGGGACTGGTATTTCTATCCGTCGCCGCCCGCAGTCTTGGCGCGCGCCTGCCCGCCTAG